From Paenibacillus graminis, a single genomic window includes:
- a CDS encoding Gfo/Idh/MocA family protein: MTVQYRVAVAGCGGMANEWISYAVGRPDARIVALVDIRLEAAAAMAVKHGLTCPVFTDIGQAIEQTGANLVFDVTIPASHYTVASTALTHQCHVFSEKPLAETMEQCNAIVALTERTGKSHAVMQNRRYDPRIRSLRQLIEDGEIGRIGYIGASFFLAPHFGGFRDVMESPLLLDMAIHTFDQARFICGADPVTVYCQEFNPPGSWYAGNASAVCIFEMSDGSVFCYQGSWCSEGAPTSWEASWRIQGDKGTAVWDGTGMPYAEKVTDRNPDGTFIRDYERVEGKTAGLKETFHHGCLEEMFQALADRRPAETDCRDNRYSMAMVFGALESARTGRKIELAGVMSSSDVSVLVNRIQP; the protein is encoded by the coding sequence ATGACAGTACAATATCGTGTAGCTGTCGCCGGCTGTGGAGGCATGGCTAACGAGTGGATCAGCTATGCCGTGGGGCGTCCGGATGCCCGTATTGTCGCACTGGTGGATATCCGGCTGGAGGCGGCAGCGGCCATGGCCGTCAAGCATGGCTTAACTTGCCCGGTTTTTACTGATATAGGACAGGCGATCGAACAGACAGGAGCGAATCTAGTCTTTGATGTAACCATACCGGCCAGCCACTATACGGTTGCCAGCACAGCACTTACACATCAATGCCATGTGTTCAGCGAGAAGCCGCTGGCTGAGACAATGGAGCAATGCAATGCTATAGTTGCTTTAACGGAACGCACCGGCAAGAGCCATGCGGTCATGCAGAACAGGCGGTATGACCCCCGTATCCGCTCTCTGCGCCAACTGATTGAAGACGGAGAGATCGGGAGAATCGGCTACATCGGGGCAAGCTTTTTTCTGGCGCCGCATTTTGGCGGTTTCCGTGATGTGATGGAAAGTCCGCTGCTGCTCGATATGGCCATCCATACCTTTGATCAGGCCCGGTTCATCTGCGGCGCAGACCCCGTTACAGTGTACTGTCAGGAATTCAATCCTCCGGGTTCCTGGTATGCGGGAAATGCTTCGGCGGTCTGCATATTTGAAATGTCGGATGGCTCAGTCTTCTGCTATCAGGGCTCTTGGTGTTCGGAGGGGGCTCCCACTTCGTGGGAAGCTTCCTGGCGGATTCAGGGTGACAAGGGAACTGCGGTCTGGGATGGTACAGGAATGCCATATGCCGAAAAGGTAACCGATCGTAACCCGGACGGTACATTTATCCGTGACTATGAACGTGTTGAAGGCAAGACTGCCGGGCTGAAGGAAACCTTTCATCACGGCTGTCTGGAGGAAATGTTCCAGGCGCTGGCTGATCGCCGCCCCGCAGAAACCGATTGCCGGGACAACCGTTACAGCATGGCTATGGTTTTCGGCGCGCTGGAGAGTGCACGGACGGGAAGAAAGATAGAGCTTGCTGGAGTTATGTCCAGTAGCGATGTGAGTGTATTGGTAAATAGGATACAGCCGTAG